From the Roseibium salinum genome, one window contains:
- a CDS encoding lipid-A-disaccharide synthase N-terminal domain-containing protein: MSALLDWLHTVFVEQFDFWIILGFFAQAMFMMRFVIQWIASERVGRSIVPVAFWFFSIAGGSLLLIYAIQRKDPVFIAGQGLGLGIYFRNLWLIYKENRDDPTI; this comes from the coding sequence ATGAGCGCCCTTCTAGACTGGTTGCATACGGTATTTGTCGAGCAATTCGATTTCTGGATCATTCTGGGCTTCTTCGCCCAGGCCATGTTCATGATGCGCTTCGTCATTCAGTGGATTGCATCCGAACGGGTCGGCCGTTCAATCGTGCCGGTCGCGTTCTGGTTCTTCTCTATTGCCGGCGGCTCGCTGCTGCTGATCTATGCCATACAGCGAAAGGACCCGGTTTTTATTGCGGGTCAGGGCCTTGGACTTGGAATCTACTTCCGGAATCTCTGGCTGATTTATAAGGAAAACCGGGACGATCCAACCATTTGA
- the metC gene encoding cystathionine beta-lyase, which translates to MSRSESRAPLKPDTRLLHSGQDPLAFHGFVNPPVVHASTVLFPDVETMVSGKQTYSYGRRGNPTTDALEDALKEMEGAAGVKLANSGLNAIALAILSCVRSGDHLLLPDTAYGPTRHFADTVLPGFGVSVEYYDPLLGGDVKSLFRPQTAAVFTEAPGSLTFEMQDIPAIVAAAREIDATVLMDNTWASPLYCQPLALGVDLSLQAGTKYIVGHSDVMLGTVAASEKAWKGLNALHGAMGCHVAPDDVYLGLRGLRTLSVRLERHQRNTLTVLNWLKNQPQVGAVRYPALDSDPGYDLWKRDFTGSSGLCAFDFVKDTAREQAHAFLDALALFGLGFSWGGYESLAIPVRLKGQRTATKVAEDLHSVRLHIGLEHPEDLINDIDQALKKAFA; encoded by the coding sequence ATGTCCAGATCCGAATCCCGCGCGCCCCTGAAACCAGATACCAGGCTCCTTCACTCCGGCCAGGATCCCCTGGCCTTCCATGGTTTTGTAAACCCGCCCGTTGTTCATGCATCCACGGTTCTATTCCCGGATGTCGAGACAATGGTGAGCGGAAAGCAGACATATTCCTATGGCAGGCGCGGAAACCCCACGACCGACGCGCTCGAGGATGCGCTCAAGGAAATGGAGGGGGCAGCTGGCGTAAAGCTTGCCAATTCGGGACTTAACGCGATCGCGCTGGCGATCCTGTCTTGCGTCAGGTCCGGCGATCACCTTCTTCTGCCCGACACGGCTTATGGCCCGACACGGCATTTTGCCGATACCGTTCTTCCCGGCTTCGGTGTCAGCGTCGAATATTACGATCCGCTGCTGGGAGGCGACGTCAAGTCCCTGTTCCGTCCGCAGACGGCGGCCGTCTTTACCGAGGCGCCGGGATCCCTCACCTTTGAAATGCAGGACATTCCGGCGATCGTTGCCGCCGCGCGCGAGATCGATGCAACCGTACTGATGGACAACACCTGGGCGAGCCCGCTCTATTGCCAGCCCCTGGCCCTCGGCGTCGATCTCTCGCTCCAGGCGGGAACCAAGTACATCGTCGGACATTCCGACGTGATGCTCGGCACCGTCGCTGCGAGTGAGAAGGCCTGGAAAGGCCTCAACGCCCTTCACGGCGCCATGGGCTGCCATGTGGCGCCCGACGATGTCTATCTCGGGCTGCGTGGACTGCGGACACTTTCGGTGCGCCTGGAACGTCACCAGCGGAACACCTTGACCGTCCTGAACTGGCTGAAGAACCAGCCCCAGGTCGGCGCGGTCAGGTATCCGGCCCTTGATTCGGATCCCGGTTACGATCTCTGGAAAAGGGATTTTACCGGCAGTTCCGGTCTTTGCGCCTTCGATTTCGTCAAAGATACCGCCAGGGAGCAGGCCCACGCCTTCCTTGATGCGCTTGCGCTCTTCGGGCTCGGCTTCTCCTGGGGCGGATATGAAAGTCTGGCGATCCCGGTAAGGCTGAAAGGTCAGCGGACGGCGACGAAAGTCGCCGAGGACCTGCATTCCGTCCGTCTGCATATTGGCCTGGAGCATCCGGAAGACCTGATCAATGACATCGATCAGGCACTGAAGAAGGCGTTTGCCTAG
- a CDS encoding phosphatase PAP2 family protein: protein MKSNSELVWRILARMRGNARRIAILFSGRKERARHSMDPLPPGQRPQDILAVLLLTVGIAVVAFDFPTYPWLRSLPGEYRSAFRMFTDLGKSDWILGTTGVACLALLALDAGRYAFRLRMAIGALFTYCAFIFYVVTATGLLAIAFKWTLGRARPKLYEQVGPVHFEFLAFDGTYTSFPSGHSTTVAALATALAFIFPAYRWLIVVAAFWLAFSRVMVGAHYPSDVIAGTLLGMTFTFFTVRAMARRRLGFHLSSSGKIMPNMNALSARACLRAVWQVVRGLRGADRVLLEVPRADETERTGS from the coding sequence ATGAAGAGCAACAGTGAATTGGTCTGGCGGATACTTGCGCGGATGCGCGGGAATGCCAGGCGCATTGCCATTCTGTTTTCCGGCCGCAAGGAGCGCGCGCGCCACAGCATGGATCCGCTGCCGCCCGGGCAAAGACCGCAGGATATCCTGGCGGTTTTGCTGCTGACGGTCGGCATCGCCGTTGTCGCCTTCGATTTCCCGACCTATCCGTGGCTGCGCTCTCTGCCGGGCGAATACCGCTCGGCTTTCCGCATGTTTACCGATCTGGGAAAATCGGATTGGATCCTGGGGACGACCGGCGTCGCGTGCCTGGCGCTGCTTGCTCTGGACGCCGGCCGGTATGCCTTCCGCCTGCGCATGGCAATCGGCGCGCTCTTCACCTACTGCGCGTTCATCTTCTATGTGGTCACGGCAACGGGGCTTCTCGCCATCGCCTTCAAATGGACGCTCGGCCGTGCCCGTCCGAAGCTTTATGAGCAGGTCGGCCCGGTTCATTTCGAGTTTCTGGCCTTCGACGGAACCTACACCAGCTTTCCCTCCGGCCATTCGACGACAGTCGCAGCGCTTGCCACTGCGCTGGCCTTCATCTTCCCTGCGTATCGCTGGCTGATCGTCGTCGCTGCCTTCTGGCTGGCCTTCAGCCGGGTGATGGTCGGCGCGCATTATCCGAGCGACGTCATCGCCGGTACGTTGCTGGGGATGACCTTCACCTTCTTCACCGTCCGGGCCATGGCCCGGCGGCGGCTCGGCTTTCATCTATCTTCTTCCGGAAAAATCATGCCCAACATGAACGCGTTGTCCGCCAGGGCGTGTCTGCGTGCGGTCTGGCAGGTGGTCCGGGGGCTGCGCGGCGCTGACCGCGTTCTTCTGGAAGTGCCCAGGGCGGACGAGACGGAACGGACGGGTTCATGA
- a CDS encoding glycosyltransferase family 2 protein, whose product MTQSFLEGLAANRGALAVTVVVPAKDEAENLPFLLDEIEGALEGRQFEVIVVDDGSSDGTDIVLQDYAATHDWLRPIRHEKSCGQSCAVRTGLQHARGNIVATIDGDGENDPAYISDLLDALEAAGPEVALAAGQRLGRKASLAKRYASRFANKLRGAILKDNTRDSGCGLKALRREVFLQLPYFDSWHRFLPALVIREGYGVTHIDVQDRQRRHGTSKYGIFDRALIGALDLVGVWWLRKRRKKVPDVRPLT is encoded by the coding sequence ATGACACAGAGCTTTCTGGAGGGGTTGGCGGCGAACAGGGGTGCGCTGGCTGTCACGGTCGTTGTTCCGGCCAAGGATGAAGCGGAAAACCTGCCGTTTCTGCTTGACGAAATCGAGGGCGCGCTCGAGGGGCGGCAGTTTGAAGTAATCGTCGTGGATGATGGCTCCTCGGACGGCACCGATATCGTCTTGCAGGACTATGCGGCCACCCATGACTGGCTGCGGCCGATCCGTCATGAAAAATCCTGTGGCCAGAGTTGCGCGGTGCGCACCGGGCTGCAGCATGCCCGAGGGAATATCGTTGCCACGATCGATGGTGACGGGGAAAATGATCCCGCCTACATTTCCGATCTCCTCGATGCCCTGGAGGCGGCCGGCCCGGAGGTTGCGCTTGCCGCCGGCCAGCGGCTCGGCCGCAAGGCCAGCCTTGCCAAGCGCTATGCGTCCAGATTTGCCAACAAGCTCCGGGGCGCAATCCTGAAGGACAACACGCGCGACAGCGGCTGCGGCCTGAAAGCCTTGCGCAGGGAGGTCTTTCTGCAGCTGCCTTACTTCGACAGCTGGCACCGCTTTCTGCCGGCTCTCGTCATCCGCGAAGGCTATGGCGTGACGCATATCGACGTGCAGGACCGTCAGCGGCGGCACGGCACGTCGAAATATGGAATCTTCGACCGGGCGCTTATCGGCGCTCTGGATCTGGTCGGCGTCTGGTGGTTGCGCAAGCGGCGCAAGAAAGTCCCCGACGTCCGGCCCCTGACCTGA